GAGATGACAATGGTATGTCTCGTTTCCAAGTTTTGAGTAATGCCAAAATAGTGGTTGAATCGGACCAGAAACTTTCAATGATTGCAGAAGAGCCTTAAACTTATTTTGTACAGCTTTAGGCATAGTCATTGCATTTTTCTGAGCCCGTTTTGTTACGGTCACATTATACATAATATAATCAATTTTTGATTATTCGTCATTGATTATTTTTGTAAATGGCATCTTTATATTTTTAATGTCGTTTTGTGATGCATCTTTCATGCGCTTATCTCCTTAAATTAAAAAAGACATCCAAATTTTTGGATGTCGCAGCGCATTATTCAGAAACGCAAAAGAAATGTAAGTTATATAGATTTTTTGGCAAGGCACCCATTGTAAAAAGGGTGTAAATTCGCTTATTTACGCGTTCGCGGACTTGGCGTTTAGCTTTTGCATGAGTGGGATGAGTCCACCGCCAATGGAATTGCCAATCGTAATCGCGACAAGTGCCTTGAGCATTGTCGTTGAAAAATCGCCTGCCAGCGAGAAGTAGAACATGTCTGCAATGCAGTGTTCGAAACCGCTTAAGATAAAGACCATCACCGGGAGGAACACGATAAATACTTTCCCGACCTGGTTTTCTACGTTCTTGTAGCCGTCAGCAGCGATGAACATGAGCATCCCGCAGAAAATTCCGAGCACGAGCAAACTAGCAAAACCATCACCGTCCTTGATAACGCAAAGAGCATTTGCATTCGCTTGAAGTGCCGCTCCATAGCGAGTCGCTGCCATTAACTTCGCGAAAACGAACGTTCCAATGAAATTTCCGAGCCAGACAATTCCCAAAAAGCCCCAATAATTAATCTTTTTGTTGACGAAATAGCCGACCTTGCCTGTAAAAAGGTTGAATCCGAAATTCAAAATCGTAAAAAGCCCCAGTCCGAACAAGAACGACCCGAGGATCTTATTGTCGCAAGAAAGGTAAACCGTTCCGCCGAGCCCAATGCACAAACCGGAGTAAATAGACTTGATAAAATTAATCATGGCGCCAAATTTAAAATTTTTAAACAACGCTCATTTTCCAATTTTTGTCTACAAATACGTTATAAAACTTAAATTTTCACTACTTTATGATTCTGAAGGCGTTTTTTGCGAAAACAAGGTCTTTATGGACGTTAATCTTTTGGCTAGAAATGTAAAAGTCTAGTTGAAAGCTCCAGTGATACTACAAAAAATGCATTTTTAGACAGAAAAGATGAAATTGGAAAATAAAGAATCTGAAAAACATAACACAGCATTCAAAGAAGTCTAATAAGAGCAAATTCATCAAATTTAGATTTACGTATTTTGTAAAAATTCAAAATTTAATTTCAAAAACTGTAAACCGTGTTTGCGTCAAATTTTAGAGATTCTGTTCAGAAATTTCATTCTTTTACATTTTTAACCGCTTTTTCATGAATTGAAGCGGGCTTTACGCATTTTGTCGCGAGTTGGCACAGTTTTTGCATAAAGGGCGCAAAAACTAAAAAGGATTTCTATGCAAGCACAAGCTCTTTATGATCCAGCCAACGAACATGACGCCTGCGGCGTCGGCTTGGTCGCCAATATAAATAATATCGCTTCTCACCAGATTGTTGTCCAGGGTATCACCGTCTTAAAGCGCCTCCTCCATCGTGGTGCAACGGGTGGCGACCCGGAAACGGGTGATGGTGCCGGCCTTCTGCTTTCGATGCCGCACAAGTTCTTCCACAAGATCTACAACGATCTTCCGAGCCGTTACGGCGTGGCGATGATCTTTGTCGAAAATACTGTGGCTGCCGATTCTGCCGATGCAGAAATTGAAAAGCTCGCAGCTGCTGAAGGAGCTCCGGTCGTTAAGATCCGTGAAGTTCCGGTGGATCCGTCCGCTATCGGCCACACGGCTCGCGAAACACTTCCGCACATCCGTCAGTACATTTTTGACGGTTCAAAGTTCGAATCGAACGAAGCGTTCGAAATCAA
The DNA window shown above is from Fibrobacter sp. UWB16 and carries:
- a CDS encoding formate/nitrite transporter family protein, whose translation is MINFIKSIYSGLCIGLGGTVYLSCDNKILGSFLFGLGLFTILNFGFNLFTGKVGYFVNKKINYWGFLGIVWLGNFIGTFVFAKLMAATRYGAALQANANALCVIKDGDGFASLLVLGIFCGMLMFIAADGYKNVENQVGKVFIVFLPVMVFILSGFEHCIADMFYFSLAGDFSTTMLKALVAITIGNSIGGGLIPLMQKLNAKSANA